In a single window of the Kwoniella shandongensis chromosome 5, complete sequence genome:
- a CDS encoding casein kinase I isoform delta yields the protein MTSMDLRVGGKYRIGKKIGSGSFGDIYLGVNIVSGEEVGIKLESVKAKHPQLEYESKVYKTLAGGVGVPFVRWYGTECDYNAMVMDLLGPSLEDLFNFCNRKFSLKTVLLLADQLISRVEYVHSRNFIHRDIKPDNFLMGIGKRGNQVNVIDFGLAKKYRDPKTHLHIPYRENKNLTGTARYTSINTHLGVEQSRRDDLESLGYVLMYFLRGQLPWQGLKAATKKQKYDRIMEKKMTTPTEVLCRGFPNEFAIYLNYCRSLRFDDKPDYSYLRKLFRDLFVREGFQYDYVFDWSVQPGAKTQNNDEAAIQAEQRAALLQQQKRRVMPEEQMQMAAQQENQRQLRSQTRNNAREAGW from the exons ATGACGTCTATGGATCTCAGAGTCGGAGGAAAGTACAGGAtcgggaagaagatcggAAGTGGTTCTTTCG GTGATATTTACCTCGGTGTCAACATCGTCTCCGGCGAGGAGGTCGGTATCAAGCTCGAGTCTGTCAAAGCCAAGCACCCTCAACTAGAGTACGAGTCCAAGGTTTACAAGACTCTtgctggtggtgttggtgtgCCTTTTGTCAGATGGTACGGTACCGAGTGTGACTACAATGCCATGGTCATGGACCTTCT CGGCCCCTCGCTCGAAGACCTCTTCAACTTCTGTAACCGAAAGTTCTCACTCAAGaccgttcttctccttgccgACCAGCTCATCTCCCGAGTCGAGTACGTTCACTCTCGAAACTTCATCCACCGAGACATCAAGCCCGACAACTTCTTGATGGGAATCGGCAAGCGAGGCAACCAGGTCAACGTCATTGACTTCGGTCTCGCCAAGAAATACCGTGACCCCAAGACCCACCTTCACATTCCTTACAGAGAGAACAAGAACCTCACTGGTACTGCCCGATACACATCAATCAACACCCATTTGGGTGTCGAGCAGTCTCGACGAGACGATCTTGAGTCTTTGGGCTACGTgctcatg TACTTCCTCCGAGGCCAACTCCCTTGGCAAGGTCTCAAGGCTGCTACCAAGAAGCAGAAGTACGACCGTATCATGGAaaaga AGATGACCACCCCCACCGAAGTTCTCTGCCGAGGTTTCCCTAACGAGTTCGCTATCTACCTCAACTACTGTCGATCTCTCCGATTTGATGACAAGCCCGATTACTCTTACCTCCGAAAGCTCTTCCGGgacctcttcgtccgtgAAGGGTTCCAGTACGACTACGTCTTCGATTGGTCCGTCCAGCCTGGCGCCAAGACTCAGAACAACGACGAGGCCGCGATTCAGGCCGAGCAAAGGGCGGCTTTGTTGCAGCAACAGAAGCGAAGGGTCATGCCCGAGGAGCAAATGCAGATGGCTGCTCAGCAAGAGAACCAGAGGCAGTTGAGGAGTCAGACGAGGAACAATGCTCGTGAGGCGGGATGGTAG